The following coding sequences are from one Candidatus Hydrogenedentota bacterium window:
- a CDS encoding DedA family protein: MKWVRWLYDWVMRWADTPYGMAALVVLAFAESSFFPIPPDVLLIALCLGSPNKWMRFALACTLASVAGAIAGYAIGWGVWHTVDEFFFAYVPGFTRETFDYVAGLYDQYNFWIVFAAAFTPIPFKVITIAAGVCGINFPMFVIASLVGRSARFFLVSGLLRIFGRPIQRFIDRWFNILTVIFMVLLVGGFVLLKMFVEH, from the coding sequence ATGAAATGGGTCCGGTGGCTGTATGACTGGGTGATGCGGTGGGCGGACACGCCCTACGGCATGGCGGCGCTGGTGGTGCTGGCGTTTGCGGAGTCGAGTTTTTTCCCCATCCCCCCGGACGTGCTGCTGATAGCGCTGTGCCTGGGCAGCCCGAACAAATGGATGCGTTTCGCCCTGGCGTGCACGCTGGCCTCGGTGGCGGGTGCAATCGCCGGGTACGCCATCGGCTGGGGTGTCTGGCACACGGTGGACGAGTTCTTCTTCGCCTATGTGCCCGGATTCACCCGGGAGACCTTTGACTATGTCGCCGGACTGTATGATCAGTACAACTTCTGGATCGTCTTCGCGGCGGCGTTCACGCCCATCCCGTTCAAGGTCATCACCATCGCAGCGGGCGTGTGCGGGATCAACTTCCCGATGTTTGTCATCGCCTCGCTGGTGGGGCGTTCCGCGCGCTTTTTCCTTGTTTCGGGCCTGTTGCGTATTTTTGGCAGGCCCATCCAGCGCTTCATTGACCGCTGGTTCAACATTCTGACCGTCATTTTCATGGTGCTGCTCGTGGGCGGGTTCGTCCTGCTGAAGATGTTCGTCGAGCACTAA
- a CDS encoding bifunctional (p)ppGpp synthetase/guanosine-3',5'-bis(diphosphate) 3'-pyrophosphohydrolase: MPARSLYAKLIKRLRRSFPDADLTVVQDAYRVAEAAHRNQVRASGDPYITHTVNTAIILANLGLDPVTCAAGLLHDVLEDTSVTRAELQAKFGKEITAVVEGVTKINQLSFRDDLPTLEMKQAQNIRKMLVATAQDLRVIMIKMADRLHNMRTLEFLDPERRERISRETLDIYAPLAHRLGISSWKWEMEDHAFHHLMPDTYKEIARMVAMKRHEREVYLMQTVALLEKKLLEAEVAATVIGRPKHLYSIYEKMTGQGKDFSQVLDVLGIRIITQTDAGCYNALGAVHSLWTPIPGRLKDYIAMPKLNMYQAIHTTVMRENGRPMEVQIRSEEMDRTAREGIAAHWRYKEGGRDDEKLDNQVAWLRRMHEWLKDAGGQEGLMDSMRRDFKSSFLYVFTPRGEVKELPQGATPLDFAYLIHSHVGHHCIGARVNAKMVPLRYNLQTGDMVEILTSKNQEPHRDWLDVVVTGRARTRIRQRLREIGEMAPVEERPQEHKPRAAHPPGRMPAKPAAVREVDDATRQKLIRIEGLKGMAVQFAKCCNPMPGHRVTGYVTKTPGISVHRADCRSFLRTARDPGRIVEAAWEGEGSFVATIRVVTRRRPNLLADITNVLRPLNIDITGAHFAPEDRERNNFDFSFETGDHKTIARALQAVLTVPGVYEASQVDMKDRREEAPKPAPGGGRTPLRETG; encoded by the coding sequence ATGCCCGCGCGCAGCCTGTACGCGAAACTCATTAAAAGATTGCGGCGCTCGTTTCCCGACGCCGACCTGACGGTGGTGCAGGACGCCTACCGTGTGGCGGAGGCCGCGCACCGGAACCAGGTTCGCGCCTCGGGCGACCCGTACATCACGCACACGGTGAACACGGCCATCATCCTCGCAAACCTGGGTCTGGACCCCGTGACCTGCGCGGCGGGCCTGCTCCACGACGTGCTCGAAGACACGTCCGTGACCCGCGCGGAGCTCCAGGCGAAGTTCGGCAAGGAAATCACCGCCGTGGTCGAGGGGGTCACCAAGATCAACCAGTTGAGTTTCCGGGACGACCTGCCCACGCTGGAGATGAAGCAGGCGCAGAACATCCGGAAAATGCTTGTGGCGACGGCGCAGGACCTGCGGGTCATCATGATCAAGATGGCGGACCGGCTGCACAACATGCGGACCCTGGAGTTTCTGGACCCGGAGCGGCGGGAGCGCATCTCCCGCGAGACCCTGGACATCTACGCGCCGCTGGCGCACCGTCTGGGCATATCGAGCTGGAAGTGGGAGATGGAGGACCACGCCTTCCACCACCTGATGCCGGACACCTACAAGGAAATCGCCCGCATGGTGGCGATGAAGCGCCACGAGCGCGAGGTGTACCTGATGCAGACGGTGGCCCTGCTGGAGAAGAAGCTTTTGGAGGCCGAGGTGGCCGCCACGGTCATCGGCCGGCCCAAGCACCTCTACAGCATCTACGAGAAAATGACCGGCCAGGGCAAGGACTTCTCGCAGGTCCTCGACGTGCTGGGCATCCGCATCATCACGCAGACCGACGCGGGCTGCTACAACGCCCTGGGCGCGGTCCACAGCCTCTGGACGCCGATCCCCGGACGCCTCAAAGACTACATCGCCATGCCGAAACTGAACATGTACCAGGCGATCCACACGACGGTGATGCGCGAGAACGGGCGGCCCATGGAGGTCCAAATCCGCTCGGAGGAGATGGACCGCACCGCCCGCGAGGGCATCGCCGCGCATTGGCGCTACAAGGAGGGCGGGCGCGACGACGAGAAACTGGACAACCAGGTGGCCTGGCTGCGGCGCATGCACGAGTGGCTGAAGGACGCCGGGGGCCAGGAAGGGCTCATGGACAGCATGCGGCGCGACTTTAAGTCCTCCTTCCTGTACGTGTTCACCCCGCGCGGCGAGGTGAAGGAGCTGCCCCAGGGGGCCACGCCGCTGGACTTCGCCTACCTCATCCACTCCCATGTGGGCCACCACTGCATCGGCGCGCGGGTGAACGCGAAAATGGTGCCCCTGCGCTACAACCTCCAGACGGGCGACATGGTGGAGATTCTCACCTCGAAGAACCAGGAGCCCCACCGCGACTGGCTCGACGTGGTCGTCACGGGCCGGGCGCGGACGCGCATCCGCCAGCGCCTGCGCGAAATCGGCGAGATGGCCCCCGTCGAGGAGCGCCCGCAGGAGCACAAGCCCCGCGCGGCGCACCCGCCGGGGCGCATGCCCGCCAAGCCCGCCGCGGTGCGCGAGGTGGACGACGCGACGCGTCAGAAACTGATCCGCATCGAGGGGCTGAAGGGGATGGCGGTGCAGTTCGCCAAATGCTGCAACCCCATGCCGGGCCACCGCGTCACGGGCTATGTCACGAAAACCCCGGGCATCTCGGTGCACCGGGCGGACTGCCGCAGTTTCCTGCGGACGGCCCGCGACCCGGGCCGGATTGTCGAGGCGGCGTGGGAGGGCGAGGGGAGCTTCGTGGCCACCATCCGCGTGGTGACGCGGCGGCGCCCGAACCTGCTGGCGGACATCACCAACGTGCTGCGCCCGCTGAACATAGACATCACGGGCGCGCATTTCGCCCCGGAGGACCGGGAGCGGAACAATTTCGACTTCTCCTTCGAGACGGGGGACCACAAGACCATCGCCCGCGCCCTCCAGGCGGTGCTCACGGTGCCCGGCGTGTACGAGGCGTCGCAGGTGGACATGAAGGACCGGCG